From Dasypus novemcinctus isolate mDasNov1 chromosome 11, mDasNov1.1.hap2, whole genome shotgun sequence, one genomic window encodes:
- the TREM2 gene encoding triggering receptor expressed on myeloid cells 2, with product MQSFLRLKGKASSGPGHPPPEKGGMELLRLLVLLCVTELSCAHNITLFQGVAGQSLRVSCPYDSTKHWWRSKAWCRQLGEKGPCQRVVSTHRPWLLSFLKRRNGSTAIADDALGGLLTVTLQNLQADDAGLYQCQSLHGSEADTLRKVVVEVLADALGPRDPGDLWASKESEDFEEIQVEHSVSRSVSEEQIPFSATSLLFLLACIFLSKLLAASILWAVSRHGQKLGTPPAGGRDCGSAPGLQLLTLTELRGT from the exons ATGCAGTCCTTTCTGCGACTGAAGGGCAAAGCGAGCTCCGGCCCGGGGCACCCTCCACCGGAGAAGGGGGGCATGGAGCTCCTCAGGCTGCTCGTCCTGCTCTGCGTCACAG AACTCTCCTGTGCCCACAACATCACGCTGTTCCAGGGGGTGGCGGGACAGTCCCTGCGCGTCTCCTGCCCCTACGACTCCACGAAGCATTGGTGGAGGAGCAAGGCCTGGTGCCGCCAGCTGGGTGAGAAGGGCCCGTGCCAGCGGGTGGTCAGCACACACCGCCCCTGGCTGCTGTCCTTCCTGAAGAGGCGCAATGGGAGCACGGCCATTGCAGACGACGCCCTGGGCGGCCTCCTCACCGTCACGCTGCAGAACCTTCAAGCCGACGACGCGGGCCTCTACCAGTGCCAGAGTCTCCACGGCAGTGAGGCCGACACCCTCAGGAAGGTCGTGGTGGAGGTGCTGGCCG ACGCCCTTGGCCCCCGGGACCCAGGCGATCTCTGGGCCTCTAAGGAGTCCGAGGACTTTGAGGAAATCCAGGTGGAGCACAGCGTCTCCAG GAGCGTCTCTGAAGAGCAAATCCCCTTCTCGGCcacttccctcctcttcctcttggcCTGCATCTTTCTCAGCAAGCTTCTGGCAGCCAGCATCCTCTGGGCTGTGTCCCGGCATGGGCAGAAGCTGGGGACACCCCCGGCGGGGGGGCGCGACTGTGGCAGTGCCCCGGGGCTTCAGCTCCTAACCCTGACAG AGCTGAGAGGCACCTGA